One part of the Paenibacillus silvisoli genome encodes these proteins:
- a CDS encoding amino acid ABC transporter permease, with product MSERTERLLHIFIESFVPLLKAGLAFTVPLTLLSFTLGLALAVATALVRLSDFRALAGLARFYVWIIRGTPLLVQLFIIFYGLPSIGITIDAFPAAVIGFTLSVGAYGSEIIRAAIISIPRGQWEAAYSLGQTRLTALRRIILPQAARVAIPPLSNSFISLVKDTSLAATVTFTELFRKGQQITATVYEPLLIYCEVALIYLLLCTVLSALQRRLERYYERYDAR from the coding sequence ATGAGCGAGCGCACAGAGCGTCTGCTGCACATTTTCATCGAATCCTTCGTGCCACTGCTGAAGGCGGGGCTGGCTTTCACCGTACCGCTGACGCTCCTTTCGTTCACGCTCGGCCTTGCGCTGGCGGTGGCGACCGCATTGGTGCGGCTGTCGGATTTCCGCGCGCTGGCAGGGCTGGCGCGCTTCTATGTGTGGATTATCCGCGGCACGCCGCTGCTGGTGCAGCTGTTTATTATATTCTACGGCCTGCCGAGCATCGGCATTACGATCGATGCTTTTCCAGCGGCGGTCATCGGCTTCACGCTCAGCGTCGGGGCCTACGGCTCGGAAATTATCCGCGCCGCGATCATCTCCATCCCGCGCGGGCAATGGGAGGCGGCCTACTCGCTTGGACAGACCCGGCTGACGGCGCTGCGCCGGATCATACTTCCGCAGGCGGCACGGGTAGCGATTCCGCCGCTGTCCAATTCGTTCATCAGCCTCGTGAAGGATACGTCGCTGGCGGCGACCGTGACGTTCACGGAGCTGTTTCGCAAAGGGCAGCAAATTACGGCGACGGTCTACGAGCCGCTGCTCATCTACTGCGAAGTGGCGCTCATTTATTTGCTGCTTTGCACCGTGCTTTCCGCGCTTCAGCGCCGGCTGGAACGCTATTACGAACGCTATGACGCCAGGTAG
- a CDS encoding glycosyltransferase WbsX family protein, with protein MSKPVEVAVYYFPNYHVDKRNEAWHGKGWTEWELTKRAEPRFPGHEQPKVPLWGYEDEADPAVMARKIDAAADHGVDTFIFDWYWYEDGPYLDRALEEGFLGASNNSRLKFALMWANHDWIDIHPAQRSTPYNVLAPGTVSRTAFTQATDHMIRTYFNKPNYWRVDGKLYFSVYELMSLVKGLGSVAATKEALDDFRLRVREAGLGEMHLNAVVWGVQILPGEKAITNGSELLAALGIDSISSYVWIHHQELPTFPETPYAEISEKSAADWSTFSAMYDLPYLPNVTMGWDSSPRTVQSDGYDNLGYPYMGMLSGNTPELFEASLERMRAFLATGENRFPSFTVNAWNEWTEGSYLEPDTKNGMAYLEAIKRVFGS; from the coding sequence ATGAGCAAGCCGGTTGAAGTCGCGGTGTATTATTTTCCGAACTATCACGTGGATAAACGAAATGAAGCTTGGCATGGCAAAGGGTGGACGGAGTGGGAGCTGACGAAGCGCGCTGAGCCCCGGTTCCCGGGCCACGAGCAGCCGAAGGTGCCGCTGTGGGGCTATGAGGACGAAGCCGATCCGGCCGTCATGGCGCGCAAAATCGACGCGGCCGCCGATCATGGCGTCGACACGTTTATTTTTGACTGGTACTGGTACGAGGATGGCCCGTACTTGGATCGCGCGTTGGAGGAAGGGTTCCTCGGGGCGAGCAACAATAGCCGCTTGAAATTCGCGCTCATGTGGGCGAACCACGACTGGATCGACATTCATCCGGCCCAGCGGAGCACGCCGTACAATGTGCTGGCGCCGGGGACGGTAAGCCGAACGGCATTCACGCAGGCAACCGATCATATGATCCGCACCTACTTCAACAAGCCAAACTATTGGCGGGTCGACGGCAAGCTGTACTTTTCCGTGTATGAGCTGATGAGCTTGGTCAAAGGGCTCGGCAGCGTCGCGGCGACGAAGGAGGCGCTGGACGATTTTCGTCTGCGGGTGCGGGAAGCGGGGCTTGGCGAGATGCATCTGAATGCGGTCGTGTGGGGCGTGCAGATTTTGCCGGGGGAGAAGGCGATCACGAACGGCAGCGAGCTGCTGGCCGCGCTCGGCATCGACAGCATCTCCTCGTATGTGTGGATTCACCATCAGGAGCTGCCGACGTTCCCGGAGACGCCGTATGCGGAGATCAGCGAGAAGTCGGCGGCGGATTGGTCGACGTTCTCGGCGATGTACGATTTGCCGTACTTGCCGAACGTTACGATGGGTTGGGACTCCTCGCCGCGCACGGTTCAGTCGGATGGCTACGACAATCTTGGCTACCCGTACATGGGCATGCTGTCCGGCAATACGCCGGAGCTGTTCGAGGCGTCGTTGGAGCGAATGCGGGCGTTTCTGGCGACGGGAGAAAATCGTTTCCCGTCTTTTACGGTGAACGCGTGGAACGAGTGGACGGAAGGCAGTTATTTGGAGCCGGATACGAAGAACGGCATGGCGTACCTGGAAGCGATCAAGCGCGTATTCGGTTCGTAA
- a CDS encoding amino acid ABC transporter substrate-binding protein: MIKGSTRLYMALAATALLAFNLTACGGKQESNNEANAPGRNLLESIKSNGEITVGTEGTYAPFTFHDKEGKLTGFDVQVAEEVAKRLGVKAKFVETQWDGMLAGLDAGRFDMVANEVTIRDDRKEKYDFSDPYIVSKAVLIVQESNTDIKKLADLKGKKSGQSLTSDLGDIAKANGAEIVQIEGFNQAIDLLTSGRIDATINDKLSFLDLKKQRPDVPIKVVDETDNASQSGLLFRKDNAELVSAVNKAIADMKADGTYLNISNTYFGEDVSK, translated from the coding sequence ATGATCAAAGGCTCGACCCGACTATATATGGCGCTCGCGGCGACGGCGCTGCTGGCTTTCAACCTGACCGCTTGCGGAGGCAAGCAGGAGTCGAATAACGAAGCGAACGCGCCGGGCAGAAATTTGCTCGAGTCGATTAAGTCGAACGGCGAAATTACGGTCGGCACCGAAGGCACTTACGCCCCGTTCACCTTTCACGACAAAGAAGGGAAACTGACCGGCTTCGACGTTCAGGTTGCGGAGGAAGTGGCCAAGCGGCTCGGCGTGAAGGCGAAGTTCGTGGAGACCCAATGGGACGGCATGCTCGCCGGGCTGGACGCGGGCCGCTTCGACATGGTGGCGAACGAGGTGACGATCCGGGATGACCGGAAGGAGAAGTACGATTTTTCCGATCCGTACATCGTTTCCAAGGCGGTGCTGATTGTTCAGGAAAGCAACACGGACATTAAGAAGCTGGCCGATCTCAAGGGCAAAAAATCCGGCCAATCGCTTACGAGCGACCTCGGCGATATCGCGAAAGCGAACGGCGCGGAGATCGTCCAGATCGAAGGCTTCAACCAGGCGATCGACCTGCTGACGTCAGGCCGGATCGACGCGACGATCAACGACAAGCTGAGCTTCCTCGATCTCAAAAAGCAGCGCCCGGACGTGCCGATCAAAGTGGTCGACGAAACGGACAACGCATCGCAGAGCGGCCTGCTGTTCCGGAAGGACAACGCGGAGCTGGTCAGCGCCGTCAACAAGGCGATTGCCGATATGAAGGCGGACGGCACCTATCTGAACATTTCCAATACGTATTTCGGCGAGGACGTGTCGAAGTAA
- a CDS encoding amino acid ABC transporter ATP-binding protein — MLEVHNLTKSFGDAAVLKGIDVQLEQGQVLVVIGPSGSGKSTLLRCLNVLETPTSGTIAIGKERLRFEPGSKPKQADVLSLRRQTGMVFQAYHLFPHLTALQNIMEGQITALRRTKQEARARAEALLAKVGLPDKADAYPHQLSGGQQQRVGIARAMSIDPKLLLFDEPTSALDPELVREVLKVIRELAQEGRTMMIVTHEMQFAREVADRVILIDDGAIVEEGPPEQLFGRPSQERTKQFLSLVMDRR, encoded by the coding sequence ATGCTTGAAGTTCACAATCTGACGAAATCGTTCGGCGACGCCGCTGTTCTGAAGGGCATCGACGTCCAGCTCGAGCAGGGCCAGGTGCTCGTCGTCATCGGCCCGTCCGGCTCCGGCAAGTCGACGCTGCTGCGCTGCTTGAACGTGCTGGAGACGCCGACCTCGGGCACGATCGCCATCGGCAAGGAGCGGCTTCGCTTCGAGCCCGGCAGCAAGCCGAAACAAGCGGACGTGCTGTCGCTGCGCCGGCAAACGGGGATGGTGTTTCAGGCGTACCATTTGTTCCCCCACCTGACCGCGCTGCAAAATATTATGGAGGGGCAGATCACCGCGCTTCGCCGAACGAAGCAAGAGGCGAGAGCCAGAGCGGAGGCGCTGCTGGCCAAGGTCGGGCTGCCGGATAAAGCCGACGCATATCCGCATCAGCTGTCCGGCGGCCAGCAGCAGCGGGTCGGCATCGCGCGGGCGATGTCGATCGACCCGAAGCTGCTGCTCTTCGACGAGCCGACGTCGGCGCTCGATCCCGAGCTTGTGCGGGAGGTGCTGAAGGTCATCCGCGAGCTGGCACAGGAAGGGCGCACGATGATGATCGTCACCCACGAAATGCAATTCGCCCGCGAAGTGGCCGACCGGGTCATTCTGATCGACGACGGCGCGATCGTCGAAGAAGGGCCGCCGGAGCAGCTATTCGGCAGACCGTCGCAGGAGCGGACAAAGCAGTTTCTCTCGCTTGTGATGGACCGTCGGTAA
- a CDS encoding multidrug effflux MFS transporter, which translates to MNAMTGESVAMPRSRRLWIAAVLGSLSAFGPLSLDMYLPALPKLADDLHTSTSLAQLSLTACLVGLALGQLFAGPISDVRGRRGPLLIGLLLYTAASLLCMIAPTIGTFTVLRFVQGLAGAAGIVIARAVVRDLYNGPELTKFFSLLMLVNGIAPIAAPIVGGQLLRFTTWHGVFLVLALIGLIMFLTVLLGLPETLPASRRAKSGLRNTSSTFLRLLTNRSFMGYALAQGFVMAAMFAYISGSPFVLQEVYGVSPQMFSLCFAINGLGIILASQATARLADRVNESKLLLSGLALAAAGGVALLLMLLIHAPLALVLIPLFFVVSSVGIVSTMGFSLAMRSQGNNAGSASALQGLMSMIFGSIVAPFVGIAGSGTAIPMGIIIAALECLALLIFLLLVGRATAPATAAEPN; encoded by the coding sequence ATGAACGCTATGACCGGCGAATCCGTCGCCATGCCGCGGTCCAGGCGGCTGTGGATTGCGGCCGTGCTCGGTTCCCTGAGCGCCTTCGGACCTTTGTCGCTCGATATGTATTTGCCCGCCCTGCCGAAGCTCGCGGACGATCTGCACACCAGCACCTCGCTCGCGCAGCTCAGCCTGACCGCCTGCCTCGTCGGACTTGCGCTCGGGCAGCTGTTCGCGGGCCCGATCAGCGACGTCCGCGGCCGCCGAGGGCCGCTTCTCATCGGACTGCTGCTGTACACCGCAGCCTCGCTGCTTTGCATGATTGCGCCTACGATCGGCACCTTTACCGTGCTGCGGTTCGTGCAAGGGTTGGCCGGCGCCGCGGGAATCGTCATTGCCCGCGCCGTCGTGCGGGATTTGTACAACGGGCCGGAGCTAACCAAATTTTTCTCGCTGCTCATGCTGGTCAACGGCATCGCGCCGATCGCCGCCCCCATCGTCGGCGGTCAGCTGCTTCGCTTCACGACATGGCACGGCGTGTTTCTCGTTCTCGCCTTAATCGGACTGATTATGTTTCTTACGGTATTACTAGGCCTGCCCGAGACACTGCCCGCCAGCCGCAGAGCGAAGAGCGGCCTGAGAAATACGTCGTCGACGTTTCTGCGCCTGCTCACGAATCGGAGCTTTATGGGCTACGCGCTCGCGCAGGGCTTCGTCATGGCGGCTATGTTCGCCTACATCTCCGGCTCGCCGTTCGTGCTGCAGGAGGTGTACGGCGTATCGCCGCAAATGTTCAGCCTCTGCTTCGCGATCAACGGGCTCGGCATCATTCTCGCCAGCCAAGCGACGGCCCGGCTGGCCGATCGCGTGAACGAGTCTAAGCTGCTCCTTTCTGGACTCGCTCTGGCCGCGGCCGGCGGCGTCGCCTTGCTGCTCATGCTGCTTATCCATGCGCCGCTGGCGCTCGTGCTGATTCCCTTGTTCTTCGTCGTGTCGAGCGTCGGCATCGTCTCCACGATGGGCTTCTCGCTCGCGATGCGCAGCCAAGGCAACAACGCCGGCAGCGCATCCGCGCTGCAAGGGCTCATGTCGATGATCTTCGGCTCCATCGTCGCGCCGTTCGTCGGCATCGCCGGCAGCGGCACCGCGATCCCGATGGGTATCATCATCGCGGCGCTCGAATGCCTCGCGCTTCTGATTTTCCTGCTGCTAGTCGGCAGAGCAACAGCCCCTGCCACCGCCGCCGAGCCAAACTAA